A window of the Capricornis sumatraensis isolate serow.1 chromosome 9, serow.2, whole genome shotgun sequence genome harbors these coding sequences:
- the LRRC25 gene encoding leucine-rich repeat-containing protein 25 — protein sequence MGGALTWALLLPLLLHQAGSQTSSCSVFSGDVNWTTEYTDTCLNFSGQILSQLPQNQSLRARFLQLLDLSANGLQRLPGSFFSDLKRLQLLIVTNNSLDFVDRALAKRCDLALQADCSCVLLDWHTDRQDNCSGPELPKCLDVATGAWHNLSVFLDVSCPSGLTKTTIGALAASGSLLLVLAIAGPVLAWRLCRHRMGQNLSKTWAAQDGSRSGSGRQSRYSSQGRRPKPPANTPPRSSTPDYENMFVGTPAARHQWDEHRSPPSEGGDFYMTYESLQHESQPVYCNLQSLGQVPLDDEEYVVPGR from the exons ATGGGGGGTGCCCTGACGTGGGCGCTGTTGTTGCCACTGCTGCTGCACCAGGCAGGCAGCCAGACCTCATCATGCAGCGTGTTCTCGGGGGACGTGAACTGGACCACGGAATACACTGACACTTGCCTCAACTTCAGTGGCCAAATCCTGAGCCAGCTACCTCAGAACCAGTCTCTGCGGGCCAGATTCCTGCAGCTCCTCGACCTGTCTGCGAACGGCCTTCAACGGCTCCCAGGGTCCTTCTTCAGTGACCTGAAGCGGCTGCAGCTACTGATTGTGACCAACAACTCCTTGGACTTCGTGGACAGGGCGCTGGCCAAACGCTGTGACCTCGCCCTGCAGGCTGACTGCAGCTGTGTCCTATTAGACTGGCACACAGACCGGCAGGACAACTGCTCTGGCCCAGAGCTTCCAAAGTGCCTAGATGTGGCCACTGGTGCCTGGCACAACCTCTCTGTCTTCTTGGACGTGAGCTGCCCCTCTGGCCTGACCAAGACAACCATTGGCGCACTGGCGGCCAGCGGAAGCCTGCTCCTTGTGCTTGCCATTGCCGGCCCGGTGCTGGCCTGGAGACTCTGTAGACATCGGATGGGCCAGAACCTGAGCAAAACGTGGGCTGCTCAGGATGGCTCCAGGTCTGGCTCGGGCCGGCAGTCAAGATACAGTAGCCAAGGCCGCAGGCCTAAGCCCCCAGCCAACACCCCGCCCAGATCTTCCACCCCTGACTACGAGAACATGTTCGTGGGCACACCGGCTGCCAGACACCAGTGGGATGAACACAG GTCTCCCCCTTCAGAGGGCGGCGACTTCTACATGACCTATGAGAGCCTCCAGCACGAGTCCCAGCCTGTCTACTGCAACCTGCAGTCGCTGGGCCAGGTCCCATTGGATGACGAGGAGTATGTGGTCCCCGGGCGCTGA